Genomic window (Candidatus Diapherotrites archaeon):
GAAAAACCTAGCGTAAATAAGGTGACCAGTAGCGTGCTCTATGCCTCCAATGTACTGGCTTACAGGCATCCAATATTCTGCCTTCTCTTTATCAAAAATTTTACTTGACTTGGGGGAAGTATAACGCAAAAAATACCAGCTTGAATCCACAAAAGTATCCATTGTGTCTGTCTCCCTTCTTGCTTTTCCTCCGCACTTAGGGCATTTTGTTTCAATGAACTCCCTCACTTTGTCCAATGGATTTCCTTCTCCAGTGAATTCTGCTTTTTCTGGCAGAAGAACAGGAAGATCTTTTTCTGGCACTGGAACAACGCCGCATTTCTCGCAGTAAATTATTGGAATTGGGGTGCCCCAATACCTTTGCCTTGAAATAAGCCAGTCCTTGAGCCTGAATTGAACGCTCCTTTTACCTAAAGCTTTTTCTTCAAGGAAATCAGATATTGCTTCAATTGCTTTACTGCTTTCCATCCCATTGAATTTCCCTGAATTAACCATTACGCCTTCTCCTGCAAAGGCTTCCTTCATTTCGTTTTCATTCAGTTTTCTTCCCTGCGGCTGAATTACAATTTTGATTGGAAGCTTATATTTTTTTGCGAACTCAAAGTCTCTTTGGTCGTGGGCAGGAACAGCCATTACTGCACCAGAACCATACTCTGAAACAATATAGTCTGCAACATAAATAGGAAAGGACTCATTATTCACTGGGTTGATGAAGTGTTTTCCAATGAACAAGCCATTCTTTTCCTCTTTCTCTTCCCTCTCAATTACACTCTTCTTCTTCACTTCCCTTATGAATTCATTCAATTCTTTCTCGTATCTTGTTCCCTTCACCCACTCCCTTACTTTAGGGTACTCTGGAGATAATACCAAATAAGTTACTCCATAAATTGTGTCAGGCCTTGTAGTGAAAACAGCAATCCTGTCCTTTGAGTCTTTTATTTGGAAGTAAATATCTGTTCCCTTGCTCTTTCCAATCCAGTTCTCCTGCATTAATTTTACTTTTTCAGGCCAGCCGTCCAGTTTTTTTAGGCCTTCAAGGAGTTCTTCAGCATACTTGGTTATTGCAAAAAACCATTGCTCTAACTCCTTCAATTCTACTCCGCTCTTGCAGCGCCAGCACCTGTCCTGTATGACCTGCTCGTTTGCCAAGACAGTATTGCATTTAGGGCAGTAATTCACTGAAGCCTTTTTTTTGTACGCAAGGCCTTTCTCGTACAATTTAAGGAAGATCCACTGGTTCCACTTATAGTATGAAGGGTCGCAGGTCTCGAAAGTCCTGCTCCAGTCATAACTGAACCCAAGCATTTTCTGCTGTCCTTTCATTTCTGTAATCCTCTCATAAGTCCATTTCTTTGGGTTGACCTTTTCTTTTATTGCAGCGTTCTCCGCCGGAAGCCCTAAAGCGTCATAGCCCATAGGGTAAAGGACATTGAAGCCCTGCATTCTCTTGAATCTGGCGATTGAGTCCCCAATGGAATAATTCCTCACGTGGCCCATGTGGAGTTTGCCTGAAGGATAAGGGAACATTTCAAGCATGTAGAACTTCTTTTTCTTTTTGTCTTCCTTCACCTCAAAAATTCCGGCTTTCTCCCATTCCCTCTGCCATTTCTCTTCCATTTCCCTGAAATTGAATTCGCTCATTTCACACCACAAAAATAAAATCAAACGCAATTAAAAATAATTAAGGGGTAAATGATTTTAAAGCAAATCTTTAAATGATTTTGGGAACCCTTTTCCTATATGCTGATTGCAATAGACTTGGATGAAGTATTGGCTGAATTCATTGAATCTTTCATTGAATTCCATAACGCTGTATATGGAACAAAACTTAAGAGAAATCAAATAAAGTCCTATGGGCTCTGGGAAGCATTGGGCTGTTCAAGAGAAGAGGGAATAAATAAGGTCATTGAATTCCATAAAACCAGATACTTCAAAAACATTAAGCCTGTTGAAGGCGCAATAGAAGGCGTGAAAAAATTAGGGCGCAAAAACGAATTGATTGTGATTACCTCAAGGCAGGAAGACATCTATGAAGACACAAAGGAATGGGTAAGCAAATATTTTCCTCAATCATTCTCTACAATTTATTTCACAAGCAGTTATTTCACGAAAAAATCTTTCAATAAAGAAAACTCATTAATAAAATCAAGGCTCTGCTCTGAATTAAATGTTGGTCTCTTAATTGAAGACTCATTGGATGAAGCAACTGCATGCTCCTCAGAAAAAACAAAGGTCTTATTGTTTGACTGCCCATGGAATCATTCCAAAAAACTGCCTGCAGGGATTACAAGAGCGCATTCCTGGAAGGAAATCACCCGGAAAATTTTGGGTAAAAACTAATTGTTTTAAATTCTTTTTTCTGGAATTAATGGATATGAGGTTCAAGGATTTAGGCAGCGAAATTGCTTTGACCTTTGATGACATACTGCTTCTCCCGGGCTATAGTGAAGTCCTTCCAAAAGACGTTGACCTGAGCACTAGGCTCACAAAAAAAATCAAATTAAATATTCCACTCTCAAGCGCTGCAATGGATACTGTGACTGAAAGCTCTATGGCTATTGGGATGGCAAAAGAGGGGGGCATTGGAATTATTCACAAGAACATGAGCGTTGAAAGGCAGGTTGCGGAATTAGAGAAAGTAAAGCACGCAGAGTACTGGGTTGTAAAAAAGCCTATTACTGTAAGCCCTAAAGACAGCCTTGCAAAAATAATTGAATTGCAGGCAAGATTTGGTGTTTCCTCCTTTCCTGTAACAGAAGGAAAAAAGCTTGTTGGAATAATTACCGAGCGAGACATGCTTTTTGAAACAGACATGAACAAGAAAGTAGAGGAATTAATGACCAGAGAGGTCATTTCAGTTGACCATATAGCAGAAGTAGAGGAAGCAAAAGAAGTCCTGCACAAGCACAGGATAGAGAAACTGCCCTTCACTAACAAGAAAGGTGAGCTAATTGGAATGGTTACAGTGAAAGACATTGAGAACAGGGAGAAGTTCCCTGACTCAAACAAGGACAGCGAAGGAAGGTTTGTTGTAGGCGCAGCAGTAGGCCCAAAAGACTTTGACAGAATGGAGCTGTTGATAAAAGCAGAAGCAGACGTAATTGTAATTGATACAGCCCACGGCCACTCAAAGAACGTAATTGAGGCAGTAAAGAAAGCAAAGAAATCCTTTCCTGAACAGGAACTGATTGCAGGAAACATTGCCACAAGAAAAGCAGCAGAGGCATTGATTTCAGCAGGAGCAGACGCAGTAAAGATAGGATTAGGACCTGGAGCAATATGCACTACAAGGGTTATCTCTGGCGTTGGAGTGCCTCAAATTACTGCAGTAATAGAATGCTCTAAGGCATGCGAGGAATCAAACATTCCGTTAATCGCAGACGGAGGCGTAAAGTATTCAGGCGACATCACCAAAGCAATTGCTGCAGGAGCAGATTCTGTAATGATCGGATCCTTATTTGCAGGGACAGATGAAAGCCCTGGAAAAATGGTTTTTGTAGGCAGCAGGAAATTCAAGCAGTTCAGGGGCATGGGTTCTATTGGGGCAATGTGCGAGGGCTCAAGCGACAGATACAACCAAGGCCACGTGAAAGAGAAAGAGAAGCTGGTTCCAGAAGGAATTGAAGGCATTGTTCCATTCAAGGGAAGCCTGCAGGAAGTAATATTCCAGCTATTAGGCGGGTTAAGGTCAGGAATGGGCTACTGCGGAGCAAAAAGCATTCTTGAATTAAGGACAAAAACAGAATTCAATCAAATAACCAAGGCAGGCTTAAGCGAAAGCCACCCCCATGACGTTACCATTACAGAGGAAAGCCCTAATTATTCAAGGTAAAAGAATGATTAAAATAAGAAGAGCTAATTTAGATGATGCAAAAAAGATTGTCGGCTTATGGAAAGAATTCATGGAATACCTTAATGATCTTTTGAAAAGAAATCCTAAACTGAAACCCTGGATAGAATTAAAGAAAAATTCCCACTCAATCTTTAGGAAATTCTTGAAAAAAAACCTTAAATCAAAGAATTCTGCTGTATTTCTAGCAGAAATGGATGGCATGCCTGCAGGCTATACTCTAATCTTCATTAAAGAAAACATTCCTATCTATAAATTAGAGAAATTTGGCTATATAAGCGATTTATTCGTGAAAAAAGAATTTAGGGGCAAAAATATAAGTTCTAAACTCAAGGAAAAAGCAATTGAATGGTTCAAGAAAAAAGGATTAAAGCATGCTTCAATTGCCTTATGGAGCGACAACACCAAAGCGCATTCAATATACAAGAAATGGGGCTTCTTTGACCAGCACATAGAAATGAGAAAAAAGCTTTAATTAAATTACTTTATATTTTATGGAAATTAAAAAAAAGCTTTAAATATATATAGGCTCCTAATTATTAGTATACTAATTGTTTTTTGGTGGTTTCTTTGGGCAAGAATGAATTTGAAGATGATGCCATGAAGCTGAAGATGCTTGCTGGCATAATGGGAAGGCTGGCAATGCATAACCTGAAAAAAAGGCTTGAAGCAGAAAAAATTGAAGTCAACCCTTTAGGATTAGGGGTCCTCAAGATTATTTCCAGCAATGACTTCACTATAAGCGAATTAAGCCAGAAATTATTTATTGCTTCTGCAACGCTTGTGCCTGTAATAGACTGCCTTGAAAAAGACGGCCTTATAGTCAGGAGCGCTGACCCTAAAGACAGGAGAAGGAATCCATTGTCCCTTACGCCGAAGGGAGAGAAGATTATTTCAAAAATTCATTTCGCGCACAAGGACGATTTAATTGTAAAGGTCTTGTCAAAAATAGGCAGGAAGAAGACAGGACAGCTTATTCAGATTTTATGCGAGCTTGTTGACGGAATGTCAGAGGATTCAGGGCTCTCAAAAAAAATTCTGTGCTCAGTAAATAACGGCAAAAAAAAGAGAGGGGAAAAAGATTGAACGCAATAGAGGTTGTTTCACTGTCAAAAAAGTTCAATGGCTTTACTGCAGTGGACAGCATAAGCTTTTCAGTTGAAGAAGGAGAGCTTTTCGGGTTCTTAGGGCCTAACGGCGCAGGCAAGAGCACTACAACCTACATGCTTACCACAATACTAAAGCCTTCAAGCGGTACAGCAAAAATCAATGGCTTTGACATAATGCATGACCCTGAAAAAGTGCGCAAGAGCATTGGGATTGTATTCCAGGACCAGACCTTGGACAACAGGCTGAGCGCTTATGATAATCTTGACATTCACGGAAGGCTGTATGACATGCCTGGCGCAGAAAGAAAGAGCAGGATAGAAGAGGTATTGGAATTTGGTGAGCTTTCCGAGTGGTCAAAAAAGCTTGTGAAAACATTTTCTGGGGGTATGAGGAGAAGGCTTGAGATTGCCAGAGGCTTAATGCACACCCCGAAAATACTTTTCCTTGACGAGCCTACTTTAGGCCTGGACGCACAGACAAGAAGACACATGTGGGGATACATCCAGAAACTCAAGGAAGAGGGAATTACAATTGTGATGTCCACCCATTACCTTGAAGAGGCAGATGCCTTGTGCGACAGGATTGCAATAATAGACCACGGAAAGATTGTTGCTTTGGATACTCCGGAAAACCTTAAGAAGATTGTCGGAGGACAGGTATTGTCAATAAAAAATTCTAATCCAAAGAAATTGGGCGAGATAATAAAAAACAGGAGCATTGGCTCTCATGAAAGGATTTCTGAGGGCAGCATTTCTTTTGAGGTAAAGAACGGCAGCAAGGAGATTCCTGCCATAATCAGCCTTGCAGAAAAAGAGGGAATAAAAATAGAGAACGTGGAATTGCATGTTCCAAGCCTTGAGGACGTTTTCATTAAGCTTACAGGAGAGCACATAAGGGAGGACAGCAATGTGCAGTCAGACTTCAAGAGGAGAATGATGAGCCATGGCCGTTGAATTAAGCAAAGTATACGCGGTATGGCTGAGGGAAGTGAAAAGATTCACTAACTCAAAGTCAAGAATGATAGGAAGCCTTGGCATGCCTTTATTTTTCCTGATTGCATTAGGTGGAGGCATTGGGGCATTAATTCCTGAATTCAATTACCAGGCATTCATCCTGCCTGGAATCATTGGAATGACAATACTCTTCAATTCGCTTTTTGCCGGGGTTTCCATTATCTGGGACAGGGAATTAGGATACCTGAAAGAATTGCTTGTGGCTCCAACCAGCAGGACAACAATTGTAATAGGCAGGGCTTTAGGAGGAGCAACAACATCTGTAACCCAAGGAATACTCATTTTAGTGCTTGGAATACTGTTGGGATTGACTGCCCCCACACTGCACGGCGCGTTATTTGCAATAATTATCATGGGAATTTTTGCAACCCTAATAGTTTCAATTGGGATTGCTTTTGCTTCAGTCATAACTGAGGTTGAGACATTCCAGCTGATAGTGAACCTCATAATGATGCCTTTGTTCTTTCTTTCAAACGCCTTGTTTCCAATGGAAAAAATGCCTGTATGGCTGAAGGACTTAAGTTCCTTGAATCCTGTGAGCTATGGCGTTGACGCCTTGAGGACAATGATTACAGGGGCAGGCTCAATTCCAATCATGGTTGATATTGGGGTTTTAGTTGTAATGCTGGCTGCAGCCTTGGGAATTGCAGGCTTCCTTTTCAATAAAACTAGCATTTGAACATAAGGTTATTTATGCAAAAAATAATTTTACCACTACACAGAAACAAATTCAATTTTAAACATAACGCAGGAGAAAGATTTTAATGGTTCAACCAATAATCAAAGCGGAAGGAGTCTCAAAAATATATGAGATGGGGGAGCAGAAGGTTTACGCATTGGATAATGTTTCTATTTCTGTAGAGCAGGGAGAGTACATTGCAATAATGGGCCCAAGCGGTTCAGGGAAGACAACCTTGCTTGATGTCTTGAGCGTCCTATCAAGGCCCACGAAAGGCAGGATTATAATTAAAGGAAAGGACACTTCAAAGATGAATGACTCTGAATTGGCTAAAGTGAGGGGCAAGACAATTGGCTTTGTGTTCCAGACATTCAATCTAATAAACAGGCTTAGCGCATTAGAGAATGTAATGCTGCCTTTATGGTTTAATGGAGTTCCATTAAGCAAGAGAAAAGAGATTGCTTCAAAGAAACTGAAGATGGTTGGATTGGGTGACAGAATAAAGCACAAGCCTTCAGAGCTTTCAGGAGGCCAGAGGCAGAGGGTGGCAATAGCAAGGGCCTTGGCTGTAGAGCCTGACATCATTGTTGGAGACGAGCCTACAGGAAACCTGGACTCAAATTCAGGCGAAAAAGTATTGGAAATAATAGACGAATTGCACGAGAAATTGAACAAGA
Coding sequences:
- the leuS gene encoding leucine--tRNA ligase, translating into MSEFNFREMEEKWQREWEKAGIFEVKEDKKKKKFYMLEMFPYPSGKLHMGHVRNYSIGDSIARFKRMQGFNVLYPMGYDALGLPAENAAIKEKVNPKKWTYERITEMKGQQKMLGFSYDWSRTFETCDPSYYKWNQWIFLKLYEKGLAYKKKASVNYCPKCNTVLANEQVIQDRCWRCKSGVELKELEQWFFAITKYAEELLEGLKKLDGWPEKVKLMQENWIGKSKGTDIYFQIKDSKDRIAVFTTRPDTIYGVTYLVLSPEYPKVREWVKGTRYEKELNEFIREVKKKSVIEREEKEEKNGLFIGKHFINPVNNESFPIYVADYIVSEYGSGAVMAVPAHDQRDFEFAKKYKLPIKIVIQPQGRKLNENEMKEAFAGEGVMVNSGKFNGMESSKAIEAISDFLEEKALGKRSVQFRLKDWLISRQRYWGTPIPIIYCEKCGVVPVPEKDLPVLLPEKAEFTGEGNPLDKVREFIETKCPKCGGKARRETDTMDTFVDSSWYFLRYTSPKSSKIFDKEKAEYWMPVSQYIGGIEHATGHLIYARFFTKILRDLKLFRFDEPFARLLTQGMVLKDGKAMSKSLGNVVSPEETMKKFGADATRCFVLFVSSPESEMEWNDKGIESIYRFLNRVQRIALELKEAKKGKEKELNRKSRLLQSITHRTIKTVTGHLEGIELNKALMQLMQFESLIEKCRDECNKEILNEAVKVLVLMLAPFAPHLCEELWKELRGEGFVSFAQWPAFDERKIDVKAEAEQELIERTIEDIKSIQQLIKKEKLSKITIFAAEKWKWTALKKIFELKKEGKMISYSDAMKAVLEEKEVKDKAKEAAQFVQSITKKVNEMRELIKLDEFNALKEAQGEIEREFECKVEIIKAEASREEKARRALPLKPAIQLS
- a CDS encoding ABC transporter permease — encoded protein: MAVELSKVYAVWLREVKRFTNSKSRMIGSLGMPLFFLIALGGGIGALIPEFNYQAFILPGIIGMTILFNSLFAGVSIIWDRELGYLKELLVAPTSRTTIVIGRALGGATTSVTQGILILVLGILLGLTAPTLHGALFAIIIMGIFATLIVSIGIAFASVITEVETFQLIVNLIMMPLFFLSNALFPMEKMPVWLKDLSSLNPVSYGVDALRTMITGAGSIPIMVDIGVLVVMLAAALGIAGFLFNKTSI
- a CDS encoding ABC transporter ATP-binding protein, with protein sequence MVQPIIKAEGVSKIYEMGEQKVYALDNVSISVEQGEYIAIMGPSGSGKTTLLDVLSVLSRPTKGRIIIKGKDTSKMNDSELAKVRGKTIGFVFQTFNLINRLSALENVMLPLWFNGVPLSKRKEIASKKLKMVGLGDRIKHKPSELSGGQRQRVAIARALAVEPDIIVGDEPTGNLDSNSGEKVLEIIDELHEKLNKTILMVTHERYVAERAEKILHLKDGKILESESNHNKKAKKRGKYRQ
- a CDS encoding MarR family transcriptional regulator, producing MGKNEFEDDAMKLKMLAGIMGRLAMHNLKKRLEAEKIEVNPLGLGVLKIISSNDFTISELSQKLFIASATLVPVIDCLEKDGLIVRSADPKDRRRNPLSLTPKGEKIISKIHFAHKDDLIVKVLSKIGRKKTGQLIQILCELVDGMSEDSGLSKKILCSVNNGKKKRGEKD
- the guaB gene encoding IMP dehydrogenase — translated: MRFKDLGSEIALTFDDILLLPGYSEVLPKDVDLSTRLTKKIKLNIPLSSAAMDTVTESSMAIGMAKEGGIGIIHKNMSVERQVAELEKVKHAEYWVVKKPITVSPKDSLAKIIELQARFGVSSFPVTEGKKLVGIITERDMLFETDMNKKVEELMTREVISVDHIAEVEEAKEVLHKHRIEKLPFTNKKGELIGMVTVKDIENREKFPDSNKDSEGRFVVGAAVGPKDFDRMELLIKAEADVIVIDTAHGHSKNVIEAVKKAKKSFPEQELIAGNIATRKAAEALISAGADAVKIGLGPGAICTTRVISGVGVPQITAVIECSKACEESNIPLIADGGVKYSGDITKAIAAGADSVMIGSLFAGTDESPGKMVFVGSRKFKQFRGMGSIGAMCEGSSDRYNQGHVKEKEKLVPEGIEGIVPFKGSLQEVIFQLLGGLRSGMGYCGAKSILELRTKTEFNQITKAGLSESHPHDVTITEESPNYSR
- a CDS encoding ATP-binding cassette domain-containing protein, whose protein sequence is MNAIEVVSLSKKFNGFTAVDSISFSVEEGELFGFLGPNGAGKSTTTYMLTTILKPSSGTAKINGFDIMHDPEKVRKSIGIVFQDQTLDNRLSAYDNLDIHGRLYDMPGAERKSRIEEVLEFGELSEWSKKLVKTFSGGMRRRLEIARGLMHTPKILFLDEPTLGLDAQTRRHMWGYIQKLKEEGITIVMSTHYLEEADALCDRIAIIDHGKIVALDTPENLKKIVGGQVLSIKNSNPKKLGEIIKNRSIGSHERISEGSISFEVKNGSKEIPAIISLAEKEGIKIENVELHVPSLEDVFIKLTGEHIREDSNVQSDFKRRMMSHGR
- a CDS encoding GNAT family N-acetyltransferase codes for the protein MIKIRRANLDDAKKIVGLWKEFMEYLNDLLKRNPKLKPWIELKKNSHSIFRKFLKKNLKSKNSAVFLAEMDGMPAGYTLIFIKENIPIYKLEKFGYISDLFVKKEFRGKNISSKLKEKAIEWFKKKGLKHASIALWSDNTKAHSIYKKWGFFDQHIEMRKKL